The Enterobacter kobei genome has a segment encoding these proteins:
- a CDS encoding 4Fe-4S dicluster domain-containing protein, which yields MNRFVIADSTVCIGCRTCEAACSETHRLHGLQSMPRLRVMRNEKESAPQLCHHCEDAPCAGVCPVNAITRVDGAVQLNESLCVSCKLCGIACPFGAIEFSGSRPLHIPANANSPKAPPAPPAPARVSTLLDWVPGIRAVAVKCDLCSFDEQGPACVRTCPTKALILVNIRDIARTSKRKRELTINTDIGDLSLLQALNEGAK from the coding sequence GTGAACCGTTTTGTAATTGCTGACTCGACGGTCTGTATTGGCTGTCGAACCTGTGAGGCGGCGTGTTCGGAAACTCACCGCCTGCACGGGCTGCAGTCCATGCCGCGCCTTCGCGTCATGCGTAATGAAAAAGAGTCTGCTCCGCAGCTCTGCCACCACTGTGAAGATGCCCCCTGCGCGGGTGTTTGTCCGGTGAATGCCATCACCCGCGTTGATGGCGCGGTCCAGCTGAACGAAAGCCTGTGCGTCAGCTGCAAGCTGTGCGGCATTGCCTGCCCGTTCGGCGCCATTGAATTTTCCGGCAGCCGTCCGCTGCACATTCCGGCCAATGCCAACTCCCCGAAAGCGCCGCCCGCGCCACCGGCTCCGGCACGCGTAAGTACGCTACTGGACTGGGTTCCCGGCATCCGCGCCGTGGCGGTGAAGTGTGACCTGTGCAGCTTTGATGAACAGGGACCGGCCTGCGTGCGGACCTGTCCGACCAAGGCGCTCATTCTGGTTAACATCCGCGATATCGCCCGTACCAGCAAACGCAAGCGCGAGCTGACCATTAATACTGACATCGGCGATCTTTCACTTCTGCAGGCGCTTAACGAGGGGGCGAAATGA
- the hycA gene encoding formate hydrogenlyase regulator HycA, with translation MTIWEISEKADYIAQRHQQLQEQWHLYCNSLVQGITLSKARLHHAMSCAAQGDMRFVLFGHFTVFVTLADSFNSHTIEYYVENKEGEKQCIAQAQLMADGMVDGYVSNRDRQQVLEHYLEKIAPVYNGLYHAVEHDLPVDLKQLIAGNPSANVA, from the coding sequence ATGACTATTTGGGAAATCAGCGAAAAAGCGGATTACATCGCGCAGCGCCACCAGCAGCTACAGGAGCAGTGGCACCTCTACTGCAACTCTCTGGTTCAGGGGATCACCCTGTCAAAAGCGCGTCTGCATCATGCGATGAGTTGTGCGGCGCAAGGCGATATGCGCTTTGTCCTCTTCGGCCACTTTACGGTCTTTGTCACCCTGGCAGACAGCTTTAACAGCCATACCATTGAGTACTACGTCGAGAACAAAGAGGGTGAAAAACAGTGTATTGCGCAAGCGCAACTGATGGCTGACGGAATGGTCGATGGCTACGTCAGCAACCGCGATCGCCAGCAGGTGCTTGAACACTATCTGGAGAAAATCGCGCCGGTTTACAACGGGCTTTATCACGCGGTTGAACACGACTTACCGGTCGACCTGAAACAGCTGATCGCCGGAAACCCTTCCGCAAACGTTGCCTGA
- the hypA gene encoding hydrogenase maturation nickel metallochaperone HypA, translating to MHEITLCQRALELIEQQAVQNHAKRVTGVWLKIGAFSCVETSALTFCFELVCRGTLAEGCELHIDEQQAECWCEQCQQYVTLLSSKVQRCPQCQRTGLRIVADDGMQIQRLEIEKE from the coding sequence ATGCACGAAATCACCCTCTGCCAGCGAGCGCTTGAACTTATCGAACAGCAGGCAGTGCAAAACCACGCGAAACGCGTCACCGGCGTCTGGCTGAAGATCGGGGCATTTTCCTGCGTCGAGACCAGCGCCCTGACCTTCTGTTTTGAGCTGGTATGCCGCGGCACGCTGGCGGAAGGCTGCGAGCTGCATATCGACGAGCAGCAGGCGGAGTGCTGGTGCGAGCAGTGTCAGCAGTACGTCACGCTGCTCTCCTCAAAGGTTCAGCGCTGTCCGCAGTGCCAGCGTACCGGGCTGCGGATCGTGGCGGATGACGGTATGCAGATCCAACGCCTCGAAATCGAGAAGGAGTAA
- the hypB gene encoding hydrogenase nickel incorporation protein HypB, producing MCSTCGCAEGNLYIEGDEHRPHSAFRSAPFSPAPRPAAVLTGITFAPQRSDAGDLHYGHGEAGTHAPGMSQRQMLDVEINVLDKNNQLAARNRARFAARKQLVLNLVSSPGSGKTTLLTETLKRLNKRVSCAVIEGDQQTVNDAARIRETGTPAIQVNTGKGCHLDAQMIADAAPRLPLEESGILFIENVGNLVCPASFDLGERHKVAVLSVTEGEDKPLKYPHMFAAASLMLLNKVDLLPYLNFDVEKCLAYAREVNPEIAIVLVSATRGDGMDAWLNWLESERCA from the coding sequence ATGTGTAGTACCTGCGGTTGCGCCGAAGGCAACCTGTATATAGAAGGGGACGAACACCGCCCCCACTCCGCGTTTCGCTCCGCGCCCTTTTCCCCTGCCCCGCGTCCTGCGGCAGTTCTGACCGGCATTACCTTTGCGCCGCAACGCTCTGACGCGGGCGACCTGCACTACGGCCACGGCGAAGCGGGCACTCATGCGCCGGGCATGAGCCAGCGGCAGATGCTGGACGTCGAGATCAACGTGCTGGACAAAAATAACCAGCTCGCGGCCCGCAATCGCGCGCGCTTTGCCGCCCGCAAACAGCTGGTGCTGAACCTGGTCTCCAGCCCGGGTTCAGGCAAAACCACGCTGTTAACAGAAACACTCAAGCGCCTGAACAAACGCGTCTCTTGCGCGGTGATCGAGGGCGATCAGCAGACCGTAAACGATGCCGCGCGCATTCGTGAAACCGGCACCCCGGCGATTCAGGTCAACACGGGCAAAGGCTGCCATCTGGATGCGCAGATGATTGCCGATGCCGCACCGCGTTTGCCGCTTGAAGAGAGCGGCATCCTGTTTATTGAAAACGTCGGTAACCTCGTGTGCCCGGCGAGCTTTGACCTCGGCGAGCGCCACAAAGTCGCGGTGCTCTCCGTCACCGAAGGGGAAGACAAGCCGCTGAAGTACCCGCATATGTTTGCCGCCGCCTCCCTGATGTTGCTGAACAAAGTCGACCTGCTGCCGTACCTGAATTTCGACGTGGAGAAATGCCTGGCGTATGCCCGCGAAGTGAATCCGGAGATTGCGATCGTGCTGGTCTCCGCCACGCGCGGCGACGGCATGGACGCATGGCTAAACTGGCTGGAGAGCGAACGATGTGCATAG
- a CDS encoding HypC/HybG/HupF family hydrogenase formation chaperone, protein MCIGVPGQIQAIDGNQARVEVCGILRDVDLTLVGCTDETGASRLGQWVLVHVGFAMSVINEAEARDTLDALQNMFDVEPDVGALLYGEER, encoded by the coding sequence ATGTGCATAGGCGTACCCGGACAAATTCAGGCAATCGACGGTAACCAGGCCAGGGTGGAGGTCTGCGGTATATTGCGCGATGTGGATCTGACGCTGGTGGGCTGTACCGATGAAACCGGCGCGTCACGTCTCGGCCAGTGGGTGCTGGTCCATGTGGGCTTTGCAATGAGCGTGATTAACGAAGCGGAAGCCCGCGACACGCTGGATGCGCTGCAAAACATGTTTGACGTGGAGCCTGACGTGGGCGCCCTGCTGTACGGCGAGGAGCGGTAG
- the hypD gene encoding hydrogenase formation protein HypD, whose amino-acid sequence MRYVDEYRAPEQVLQLIGHLKTRAALLNNTKERPLRIMEVCGGHTHAIFKFGLDQLLPDNIEFIHGPGCPVCVLPMGRIDSCIEIASQPDVIFCTFGDAMRVPGKNGSLLQAKARGADVRIVYSPMDALTLARDNPERNVVFFGLGFETTMPATAITLQQAKARNVTNFFFFCQHITLIPTLRSLLEEPDNGIDAFLAPGHVSMVIGTDAYGFISEQYNRPLVVAGFEPLDLLQGVTMLVEQKIATLSAVENQYRRVVPDAGNERAQQAIADVFSVEGDSEWRGLGLIAESGVRLTPAYRAFDAETHFRPQPQQVCDDPRSRCGDVLTGKCKPHQCPLFGNTCNPQTAFGALMVSSEGACAAWYQYRNQECEA is encoded by the coding sequence ATGCGTTACGTTGATGAATACCGCGCGCCAGAACAGGTACTGCAGCTTATCGGGCACCTGAAAACACGGGCGGCGCTGCTGAACAACACGAAAGAAAGGCCGCTGCGGATCATGGAGGTGTGCGGCGGACACACGCACGCCATCTTCAAATTTGGCCTCGACCAGCTACTGCCAGATAACATCGAGTTTATCCACGGCCCCGGCTGCCCGGTCTGCGTGTTGCCAATGGGCCGCATCGACAGCTGTATTGAAATTGCCAGCCAGCCTGACGTCATTTTCTGTACCTTTGGCGATGCGATGCGCGTGCCGGGGAAAAATGGCTCGCTGCTGCAGGCGAAAGCGCGCGGTGCGGACGTGCGGATCGTCTACTCGCCAATGGATGCCCTGACGCTGGCGAGGGATAACCCTGAGCGCAACGTCGTCTTTTTTGGGCTGGGTTTTGAAACCACTATGCCCGCGACGGCCATTACGCTGCAGCAGGCCAAAGCCCGCAACGTCACTAATTTTTTCTTTTTCTGTCAGCACATCACGCTCATTCCCACGCTGCGCAGCCTGCTGGAGGAGCCGGATAACGGTATCGACGCCTTTCTGGCGCCGGGACACGTCAGCATGGTGATTGGCACAGACGCCTACGGTTTCATCTCTGAACAGTACAATCGTCCGTTAGTGGTCGCTGGTTTCGAGCCACTTGATCTACTGCAAGGTGTGACCATGCTGGTTGAGCAGAAAATAGCGACCCTGAGTGCGGTCGAAAACCAGTACCGCCGCGTGGTGCCCGATGCGGGAAATGAACGGGCCCAGCAGGCCATTGCCGACGTGTTTAGCGTTGAAGGCGACAGCGAGTGGCGCGGTCTGGGGCTGATTGCCGAATCCGGCGTGCGCCTCACGCCAGCCTATCGCGCGTTTGATGCAGAAACACATTTCCGCCCGCAGCCGCAGCAGGTGTGCGACGATCCCCGTTCTCGCTGTGGCGACGTGCTCACCGGTAAGTGTAAACCTCATCAATGCCCGTTATTTGGCAACACCTGTAACCCGCAAACCGCGTTTGGCGCGCTGATGGTCTCCTCCGAAGGGGCATGCGCCGCGTGGTATCAATATCGCAACCAGGAGTGTGAAGCATGA
- the hypE gene encoding hydrogenase expression/formation protein HypE, with the protein MNTVEMAHGSGGQAMQQLINRLFMEAFNNPWLAEQEDQARIALSTLTAQGDRLAFSTDSYVIDPLFFPGGDIGKLAICGTANDVAVSGAIPRYLSCGFILEEGLPMETLTAVVNSMAQTAREAGIAVVTGDTKVVQRGAADKLFINTAGMGAIPADIHWGAQQLSVGDVLLVSGTLGCHGATILNLREGLGLDGELRSDCAVLTPLIQTLRAIPGVKALRDATRGGVNAVVHEFAVSCGYGIELTERGLPVKPAVRGLCELLGLDPLNFANEGKLVIGVERAAAESVLAGLRSHPLGKDAAIIGEVVERKGVRLTGLYGVKRTLDLPHAEPLPRIC; encoded by the coding sequence ATGAACACGGTGGAAATGGCGCACGGAAGCGGTGGGCAGGCGATGCAGCAGTTGATTAACCGGCTGTTTATGGAGGCTTTTAACAACCCCTGGCTCGCCGAGCAGGAAGACCAGGCGCGCATCGCGCTCTCGACACTCACTGCCCAGGGCGACAGGCTGGCGTTCTCCACCGACAGCTACGTCATTGACCCGCTGTTTTTCCCGGGCGGTGATATTGGCAAGCTCGCCATCTGCGGCACGGCCAACGACGTTGCCGTCAGCGGCGCCATTCCGCGCTACCTCTCCTGCGGGTTTATCCTTGAAGAGGGGCTGCCGATGGAGACGCTCACGGCGGTGGTCAACAGCATGGCACAGACGGCGCGCGAGGCGGGGATCGCTGTCGTCACCGGCGATACCAAAGTGGTTCAGCGCGGCGCCGCCGACAAACTGTTTATCAACACCGCCGGGATGGGCGCGATCCCCGCCGACATCCACTGGGGCGCACAGCAACTTAGCGTGGGCGACGTTCTGCTGGTGAGCGGCACGCTGGGATGCCATGGCGCGACGATTCTTAATCTGCGTGAAGGGTTAGGTCTGGACGGCGAACTGCGTAGCGACTGTGCGGTGCTTACCCCGCTGATTCAGACGCTGCGCGCCATTCCTGGTGTGAAAGCCCTGCGCGACGCCACCCGTGGCGGCGTGAATGCCGTCGTCCACGAGTTCGCCGTAAGCTGCGGGTACGGGATTGAACTGACCGAGCGTGGTCTGCCTGTCAAACCCGCCGTACGCGGGCTGTGCGAGCTGCTAGGGCTTGATCCCCTCAACTTTGCGAACGAAGGCAAGCTGGTGATCGGCGTTGAACGCGCAGCGGCGGAATCTGTCCTGGCCGGGCTGCGGTCGCATCCATTAGGGAAAGATGCCGCCATCATTGGGGAAGTGGTTGAGCGCAAAGGGGTGCGCCTGACCGGGCTTTACGGCGTGAAGCGCACACTGGATCTGCCGCACGCTGAACCGTTACCCCGAATTTGCTAG
- the flhA gene encoding formate hydrogenlyase transcriptional activator FlhA, translating into MPYTPMSDLGQQGLFDITRTLLQQPDLSALSDALTRLVRQSALADSAAIVLWHSGTQRASYYSTRDNGKTFEYEDETYLAHGPVRRILSRPEALHCNFEEFRMAWPRLAGSNLYQPFGHYSMLPLAAEGHIFGGCEFIRTTDRPWSEAEYERLHTFTQIVAVVAEQIQSRVTNNVDYDLLSRERDNFRILVAITNAVLSRLDMDELVSEVSKEIHHYFKIDAISIALRGHRKGKLNIYSTHYLDEANPAHEQSEVDEAGTLSERVFKSKEILLLNLSEQDPVAPYERMLFNTWGNKIQTLCLLPLMSGNTMLGVLKLAQCDEAVFTTANLKLLRQIAERISIALDNALAYQEIHRLKERLVDENLALTEQLNNVDSEFGEIIGRSDAMYSVLKQVEMVAQSDSTVLILGETGTGKELIARAIHNLSNRNSRRMVKMNCAAMPAGLLESDLFGHERGAFTGASSQRLGRFELADKSSLFLDEVGDMPLELQPKLLRVLQEQEFERLGSNKLIQTDVRLIAATNRDLKKMVADREFRSDLYYRLNVFPICLPPLRERPEDIPLLVKAFTAKIARRMGRNIDSIPAETLRTLSSMEWPGNVRELENVIERAVLLTRGNVLQLSLPEVSLPETTVTAAEIAKEGEDEYQLIMRVLKETNGVVAGPKGAAQRLGLKRTTLLSRMKRLGIDKENLL; encoded by the coding sequence ATGCCGTATACACCGATGAGCGATCTTGGACAGCAGGGCCTGTTTGATATCACGCGCACACTTTTACAGCAGCCCGATCTCAGCGCGCTAAGCGATGCTTTGACGCGACTGGTCAGGCAATCAGCCCTGGCAGACAGCGCCGCAATTGTGCTCTGGCATAGCGGAACGCAACGCGCGAGCTACTACTCAACGCGTGATAATGGCAAAACGTTTGAATACGAAGATGAAACGTATCTGGCGCATGGTCCGGTGCGCCGCATTCTCTCCCGTCCGGAAGCCCTGCACTGCAATTTTGAGGAGTTCAGGATGGCGTGGCCGCGGCTTGCCGGGAGCAACCTCTATCAGCCTTTTGGCCACTACAGCATGCTGCCGCTGGCGGCGGAGGGCCATATCTTTGGCGGCTGCGAGTTCATCCGCACGACCGACCGGCCCTGGAGCGAAGCGGAGTACGAGCGTCTGCACACCTTTACCCAGATTGTGGCCGTGGTGGCAGAGCAGATCCAAAGTCGCGTCACCAATAACGTGGATTACGACCTGCTGAGCCGCGAGCGCGATAACTTCCGCATCCTGGTGGCAATCACTAACGCCGTGCTGTCACGTCTCGATATGGATGAGTTGGTCAGCGAAGTCTCAAAAGAGATCCACCACTATTTCAAAATCGACGCTATCAGTATTGCGCTGCGGGGGCATCGCAAGGGCAAGCTGAATATCTATTCCACGCACTATCTCGATGAAGCCAACCCGGCGCATGAGCAAAGTGAAGTGGATGAAGCGGGCACCCTTTCTGAACGAGTATTCAAAAGCAAAGAGATCCTCCTGCTTAACCTGAGCGAACAGGATCCGGTGGCGCCGTATGAGCGAATGCTGTTTAACACCTGGGGCAATAAGATCCAGACCCTGTGCCTGCTACCGCTGATGTCCGGCAACACCATGCTTGGCGTGCTGAAACTGGCGCAGTGTGATGAAGCCGTGTTTACCACCGCCAACCTGAAGCTGCTGCGTCAGATTGCCGAGCGTATCTCCATCGCGCTGGATAACGCCCTCGCCTATCAGGAGATCCATCGCCTGAAAGAGCGGCTGGTGGACGAGAACCTGGCCCTGACCGAGCAGCTTAATAATGTGGACAGCGAGTTTGGCGAAATCATCGGGCGCAGCGATGCGATGTACAGCGTCCTCAAGCAGGTGGAAATGGTGGCGCAGAGCGACAGCACGGTGCTGATTTTGGGTGAAACCGGCACGGGTAAAGAGCTGATTGCCAGAGCCATCCACAACCTGAGCAATCGCAACAGCCGCCGGATGGTGAAGATGAACTGCGCGGCGATGCCTGCGGGCCTGCTGGAAAGTGACCTCTTCGGCCACGAGCGCGGCGCATTTACCGGGGCCAGCAGCCAGCGCCTGGGGCGTTTTGAACTGGCCGATAAAAGCTCGCTGTTCCTCGACGAAGTGGGCGATATGCCGCTGGAGTTGCAGCCTAAACTGCTGCGCGTCTTGCAGGAGCAGGAGTTTGAGCGCCTTGGCAGCAACAAGCTTATCCAGACTGACGTGCGGCTGATTGCCGCCACCAACCGCGACCTGAAAAAAATGGTCGCCGACCGCGAATTCAGAAGCGATCTCTACTATCGCCTGAACGTCTTCCCGATCTGCCTGCCCCCGCTGCGCGAACGTCCGGAAGATATCCCCCTACTGGTAAAAGCCTTTACCGCGAAGATCGCCCGCCGAATGGGGCGAAATATCGACAGTATTCCTGCCGAAACGCTACGCACCCTCTCGTCGATGGAGTGGCCGGGTAACGTCCGCGAACTGGAAAACGTCATTGAGCGTGCGGTGCTGCTCACGCGTGGCAATGTGCTGCAACTCTCCCTGCCGGAGGTTTCTCTGCCTGAAACGACCGTGACCGCAGCCGAGATCGCAAAAGAGGGAGAAGATGAATATCAGCTCATTATGCGCGTGCTGAAAGAGACGAACGGCGTGGTTGCCGGCCCGAAAGGGGCAGCCCAGCGTTTAGGCTTAAAACGCACGACCCTGCTGTCGCGGATGAAGCGCCTCGGGATTGATAAAGAGAACCTGCTGTAA
- a CDS encoding ABC transporter substrate-binding protein — protein sequence MKKVICALGLAIASVSSALATTYPLTIENCGYKETFTKAPERVVALGQNTVEILLLLGLQDKVKASAFWPTKVLPQLAEQNAKIKTLTVEIPTLESILAQNPDFVPAQLPLLLGPESKVAKREDLATVGVNSYVSPGMCATKKATGDMYGSRQKLWDMTYLYKEIEDFAKIFNVEDRGQAVIADFKKREADLRQEFGKNKKDLSFVFWFSSSSPSADAYVGGKNSASGFIANVLGGHNAITSETEWPTVGWENIIAANPDVIVVSSLDRNRWALDNAEEKIKFLKNDPAVSQLDAVKKGHIVVMDGQAMNPTIRTIYGAEQVGEQLRKLGLN from the coding sequence ATGAAAAAGGTCATCTGCGCGTTGGGCCTGGCGATTGCGTCGGTCAGTTCTGCTCTGGCAACCACATATCCTCTGACCATTGAAAACTGTGGTTATAAAGAGACCTTCACCAAAGCGCCGGAACGCGTCGTGGCCCTGGGTCAGAATACCGTCGAAATTTTGCTCCTGCTCGGCCTGCAGGATAAGGTGAAGGCCAGCGCCTTCTGGCCGACCAAAGTGCTGCCGCAGCTGGCTGAACAGAACGCAAAAATCAAAACCCTGACGGTAGAAATCCCTACGCTTGAATCTATCCTTGCGCAAAATCCTGATTTTGTACCTGCCCAGCTTCCTCTGTTACTTGGGCCTGAGAGTAAGGTCGCAAAACGTGAAGATTTGGCGACCGTCGGTGTGAATAGCTACGTCTCACCGGGCATGTGCGCGACCAAAAAAGCCACAGGTGATATGTACGGCAGCCGCCAGAAGCTGTGGGACATGACCTATCTCTATAAGGAGATTGAGGATTTTGCCAAAATCTTTAACGTGGAAGATCGCGGCCAGGCCGTCATTGCCGATTTCAAAAAACGTGAGGCTGACCTGCGCCAGGAGTTTGGTAAAAACAAAAAGGACCTCTCCTTTGTTTTCTGGTTCTCAAGCTCCTCTCCTTCGGCTGATGCTTACGTCGGCGGTAAAAACAGCGCCTCCGGATTTATTGCCAACGTGCTGGGCGGGCACAACGCCATTACATCTGAAACCGAATGGCCAACCGTGGGCTGGGAAAACATTATTGCCGCTAATCCGGATGTGATTGTGGTCTCCAGTCTGGACCGTAACCGCTGGGCGCTGGATAACGCGGAAGAAAAAATCAAATTCCTGAAAAACGATCCTGCCGTCAGCCAGCTTGATGCCGTCAAAAAAGGCCATATCGTGGTGATGGACGGCCAGGCGATGAACCCAACGATTCGTACAATTTACGGTGCTGAACAGGTGGGTGAACAGCTCAGAAAACTGGGGCTGAACTGA
- a CDS encoding FecCD family ABC transporter permease — translation MTAAVLQARQGLFLTTSALLAIVLLFLVIALGVSVGELSIPLDNVFYAISNKMGLTEVPLNRIYESVIWDFRLSRALVAACCGAGLAICGAVLQSLLKNALAEPYVLGVSAGASTGAVSVVVLGVGTGAVSLSAGAFAGAFAAFAFVAFLTNGARGGNERTILAGVAASQLFNAITAYTISTSASAQQARDVMFWLLGSFSGVRWPEFQLVLVVVLLGLAVCLYYSRALDAFTFGDDAAASLGIAVPWVRLALFITTALITATIVSMAGSIGFVGLVVPHVMRFLFGPLHRTLLIASALAGAILMVLADIASRMLIAPQSLPVGVVTALVGVPFFAVIIYRSRNK, via the coding sequence ATGACAGCCGCTGTACTTCAGGCCCGCCAGGGCCTGTTCCTGACCACGTCTGCTCTGCTTGCCATTGTACTGTTGTTTCTGGTCATCGCCCTTGGCGTCAGCGTCGGTGAACTGTCCATCCCGCTGGATAACGTGTTTTATGCTATCAGCAATAAAATGGGGCTCACCGAGGTTCCGCTCAACCGCATCTATGAGAGCGTTATCTGGGACTTTCGCCTGAGCCGTGCGCTGGTTGCTGCCTGCTGTGGCGCCGGGCTAGCCATCTGCGGTGCCGTCCTGCAAAGTCTGTTGAAGAACGCGCTGGCGGAACCCTATGTTCTCGGCGTGTCTGCGGGGGCCTCAACCGGGGCGGTTTCCGTCGTGGTGCTGGGTGTGGGAACGGGAGCCGTTTCGCTGTCTGCGGGGGCCTTCGCGGGTGCCTTCGCCGCCTTTGCATTTGTCGCTTTTCTGACGAACGGCGCACGCGGCGGCAATGAACGCACTATTCTGGCAGGCGTTGCGGCTTCGCAGTTGTTCAATGCCATTACCGCCTACACCATCAGCACGTCAGCCAGCGCACAGCAGGCGCGAGATGTCATGTTCTGGCTGCTGGGCAGCTTCAGCGGCGTACGCTGGCCGGAATTCCAGCTGGTACTGGTGGTGGTCCTGCTGGGGTTAGCCGTTTGCCTCTACTATTCCCGGGCGCTGGATGCCTTTACGTTTGGTGACGACGCTGCCGCATCGCTGGGGATTGCCGTTCCCTGGGTACGCCTGGCGTTATTTATCACGACCGCACTGATTACCGCGACCATCGTCAGTATGGCAGGCTCCATCGGCTTTGTGGGGCTGGTGGTTCCGCACGTCATGCGTTTCCTGTTCGGACCTTTGCATCGCACGCTGCTCATTGCCAGCGCGCTGGCCGGGGCGATCCTGATGGTGCTGGCAGACATTGCCTCACGCATGCTGATTGCGCCGCAAAGCCTGCCCGTCGGCGTAGTGACCGCACTGGTGGGCGTTCCCTTCTTTGCCGTGATTATTTACCGTTCAAGGAATAAGTGA
- a CDS encoding ABC transporter ATP-binding protein, producing MSICAENITWKVGKKAIVNDVSLKVSRGETVGLLGPNGCGKSSLLRILAGLRRPDAGRVTLDGQDISRIAKKQLARRVAFVEQHGMTDANMRVRDVVKLGRIPHHSAFSNWSTHDDETVTAALQRVDMLDKSDQGWLSLSGGERQRVHIARALAQTPTEILLDEPTNHLDIHHQMQLMQLISELPVTSIVAIHDLNHASMFCDSLIVMQKGQIVATGTPQDILSESLLWDVFRVKTKIEISPFHGKKHIHFIV from the coding sequence ATGAGTATCTGCGCTGAAAATATTACCTGGAAGGTCGGCAAAAAGGCGATCGTCAATGACGTCTCGCTGAAGGTCTCCCGGGGGGAAACCGTCGGCCTGCTGGGCCCAAACGGCTGCGGAAAATCGTCTCTTTTGCGTATCCTCGCGGGACTGCGTCGCCCGGATGCGGGCCGCGTGACGCTGGACGGGCAGGACATCTCCCGCATCGCCAAAAAGCAGCTTGCCCGCCGGGTAGCGTTCGTTGAGCAGCACGGGATGACCGACGCCAACATGCGCGTTCGCGACGTGGTGAAACTTGGACGAATTCCGCACCACTCCGCTTTTTCCAACTGGAGCACGCACGATGACGAGACCGTCACGGCGGCACTGCAACGCGTGGATATGCTGGATAAAAGCGACCAGGGCTGGCTGAGCCTCTCCGGCGGAGAGCGCCAGCGGGTGCACATTGCCCGCGCGCTGGCCCAGACCCCAACGGAAATCCTGCTGGACGAACCGACCAACCACCTGGACATTCATCATCAGATGCAGCTGATGCAGTTGATCAGCGAATTACCGGTCACCAGCATTGTCGCTATCCACGATCTTAACCACGCCTCGATGTTCTGCGACTCGCTGATTGTGATGCAGAAGGGGCAAATTGTGGCGACGGGGACACCTCAGGACATCTTATCTGAGTCGTTGCTCTGGGATGTTTTCCGGGTCAAAACCAAAATTGAGATCTCGCCGTTCCATGGCAAAAAGCACATCCACTTTATCGTTTAG